The following nucleotide sequence is from Sulfurospirillum arsenophilum NBRC 109478.
TCAGGTTTTTCGGCATGGTGATCCAGTGCTCCTGTTGGACAGGCTAAAACACAAGGAAGTGCACCACAAAGATAACATCCTCGCTCCCTTGCTTCAATATAAGGAGTCCCCATACCATAACCTTTTGCAAAGTCTGCTAACTTTATAGAGTGGTATGGGCACACTTGTAAGCATTGTCCACATTTAATACAAAGCGAGAGAAATCGATCTTCATCCACAGCTCCAGGAGGACGTAGATGTGTCTCTTTTGCTTTAAGATAAGGGGCACCAACGACACCTGCTCCTAGTACTAAACCTAAAATACCAAGCGTAGAATAGTGGATAAATTCTCTTCTTTCTTGTTTTACATGTAATGCCATCTTCTCTCCAATTAATTTGTAAACTTAGGTGTTTTGTCTTCTAATAAGAAAATTGGTTCTGAAAATGGAGCCAACTTCGACAAAAAGTTTAATAAAGTCATAACAGGTGAACCGTAAAAAAATTTTACAGAGGGGTTGTACATCCATAACTTATCAGCATACTGATAAACGCGATAAGGGTTATCCCCATACCCATCCATATTTGTATCAAAACCTTCATAATTGTCCCAATAATTTCGTGTAAATTCATTTTTAAAATTATCGCTACTGCGTGAATCGTTGACAACATCTTCAATGTTGCCTTTGATAATGTTGTTTTCAAAGATGCCATTTTCACACAGAGAGTGAAAATGCAACGCTTCTGAGTTGAATAGGAATTTATTATTCCGAATCCAAAGATGTGAATCTGGCTCAAAAGGAGAGCGATCAATGTACATTCCTTGGGCACTATAGACAATGGTGTTGTCTTCAATGGTAAAATTGGATGCATCTTTGAGCCCAATACCAATGCCTGTAGCTCCTTGAGAATTTTTAATGATGTTTCCCGTTGCAATCGTGTCATTGGAGTACATAAAAAAGATACCCACGGAGTTGTACTGATAGACATTATTATGCACATAATTTTTACCTGCATACATAAAATGAAGGGAATATCTTCCATATTCAGCTAAATTTTCTTCAATAGTATTGCCATGTGAATACCAAACCACCATATCACGGGAGCGATAGAGATGGTTTTTTTGAATCATATTGTCATTGCTATACCACAGTCTAATGCCATCGCCTCGAAGTCCAAGTTCATAATTTTTTGACGTGATATAATTGTTCTTGATGAGTGAGTGATTGACTATTTCCATATTGATACCCAAAAGGGAATTCAAGATTTTGCATTGACTCACTTCATTTTGAACCAGTGCCCCCGTTGTTGTATCACCCGTCATATTAATTGCAGCATCCAGTACATCAGATCTTTCGCCGCTGTTTTGAATTGTTAAATTTTTAAGGGTGACATAAGAGCTTTTAATGGTTACAACGCTTCCAACGCCTAATCCATCAAGGATGACACCCTCTTCAACACCGATAATGCTAATAGGCTTTGTAATGACGACATTACCTTCATAAACACCCGCTTTGAGCTTTATGATCGAGCCTTCTTTCGCATTGTCGATGGCATCTTGTATGGAGCTTCGGCGTGTTTCTTTAATGGGTCCTGTATAAGTTACGACTTCTTCCCTCGTTTCGTATATAAAATCACTCTTTGCGTAGAGTGCTGACAATGTTAAAAGAGTGAGAAAAAGAAGTTGTTTCATAATGATTATCTTACACCGCTCTCTTTGGTTGCTTTGCTTCTTGACAAAAGGGCAAGTAGCGAAAATATACCAATAAGAACTAAGCAATAAAATCCAATGGATGGATAAGAATGCGTTGTAAATTGTGCAACTTTACCGTCACCAAAAACAGTGGGCATAAAAGGTTTGATTTTAAAAGCACCCCAGTCATGGAGGTTATGTCCAAACCAATAGAGCCAATAAGAATAATCCGCTATAAACAGCAATGGTAAAGAGGTTGGAATGAGCATAAAATAGCTCATTACTTTATGGTTGTAAGCAATAAAAGAAACCATAATCAAACTTACAAACAACAAGGCGTAAATACCAATTTCACGCTCCAGTATACCGCCTCTCCACATTGGATCCATACCGATGTAGTGGTTAATCGTATTCATCTCATGTACTTCTCCACTAAATCCATCAAAGTGAAAAAAGACAGGTATACCTTCTGGAAATGCCTCTTTGGGATAGTTTGGAGCTTCAAGCGAACACGACCAAATGGGTAATGAAGCTACACCGATTTCTGAAGAGCTAGAAATCATTTTTTCTAAATTATTATGAGCATCTTTGGGGGTAGTGGTACTTTTATATCTACCTTGATTGTATATTCCCCAAACCATCTTTTGAAAAGACGAAATCTCCTCTTTTTTACCTGCGTCAATTTTATTCAGTACACCATGAAAACTAATCATTGGGAAGGTAAATGACAGTGTCATGATTAGCAATGCAATGCCTGCAAATATTTTTGATTTTATTAAACTTTGATTCATCTTTTCTCCTTAATATCCTTAGCTAAAAACTAACGTTAAATTTTTAGATAAAAATAGTGTATCTCGAATTTTTCTTTTTAACCATGACACATGTCAACCCACAAAGACCGAGTCTTTGTGGGCTAATGCTCTTAAAATAAATTGGCGTTGCTGTCAACCCATTTAAGGTATTCGATTATATTTTTAACTTCTTCATCTTTCATGTTTTGGTCCGGCATTCTTAAATTAAAGTAATCAATCATCGCTTTAACATAAGGGTCATCAAACTTCTCTTTAGGGTTTTTGATAAAATCAGCTACCCATTTTGTACCGTTTTCATGACGTCCCAATACACCTGTAAGATCAGGTCCAGAACTTACTTTTCCAATAACGTGACAGCCAGAACATCCACCTTCATTAAAGGCAGTTTCGCCTTTGGCAGCTTCAGGAGATTGTTTGGTTGCAACAAACTTAACCAGTAAGTCTTTCGCTCTAATTCCAACATCCGCTGTTTTAACCATGTATTGCCAGATCATATTTTCAAATAAGACAGCTTTCTCAAAATCGCCTTCTTTGATGGCAGCATCTGAGAGTTTTTTCTGCTCAGGGATTTTGCCGTATTGGTCAAGCGCGTCGGTTACAAGGTTTTTAACAACATCGTGTTTCTCGTAATGATTTTCTTTGAGGAATTTCACAACACTTTGAATAACATCATCTGTTGCTTTATTGACCGCAACCGTTTTGTCGTATTCAGCTTTGAGTTGCTCTTTACTCATCGTTGCCATTTTGAGTTTTTGTGCACTTTCATACTTTTTATTAGGGTCTTTAACCATTAAATAACCCATCATTTCCAGGTGAAGTGCAGAACAGAATTCTGTACAGTAGTATGGGAATACACCTTCCATATCCGCTTTAAACTTAACCGTCGCAACTTTACCAGGCTCTACGGATGCATGAACATTGTAGTTGTCCACTGTAAAACCATGTGTTTCATCTTCTGCGCGTTCAAGGTTTGTCATATAGATGGTAACATTGTCGCCTTTGTTAACCGTAATTCGCTCTGGATTGATGTGAGAACGTACAAGCGTTGCATAGACTTTGACATCATTGCCTTTACGTTCGATTCTTTCTTGTCCAGCAAGCGTTTTACCTTCACTGATTTGTTCCGTTCGAGAGTTTGTTCCCATCTCATAACGTACTTTTGGATTAAGTTTGCTAACACGAATAGCAACAGCATCGTGAGGCTCACCAAGAGGGATTGGCATATCGACAAGAAGATCCATTTTATTGCCGCTAATATCAATCAATTGGTGATTTTGTGGATGTAGAGGTCCTACATTATTAAATCGATCAATCGATAATTTATTCAGTGCAATAATATACTCACCTTGTGGATCAGCCGTATTACTCTCCATACCCGCTAAGTGACCAATGTTGTAGTGGACATTAACGCGATCAAGTACTTTGAGATTTTTAAAGTTCCACTTAACAACTTGAGAGTCCACATATAATGAGGTATAGACTTCGCCATCAACATTAGAATATTGATTATGCAATGGTCCAAGGCCTAATTCAAGCTGACCGTGTAAGGCTTTTTTCATATCCAGAATAGGAATTCCATAAGGATCTTTACCTGCATAATCTTTATTTTTGATCAATGCCTGAATCTTTGAGAAACTATACACAGAAGCATGTGTATCAAGCTTTCCACAAACGATGATATATTCACCCGTAGGGTCAACATCGACACCATGCGGTGATTTTGGCTCTGGAATAAGGAAAAGTGCATCGTTTTTGACAGCAATATCCATAGGAACGACTCTATGTCCATTGATTACTTTGACATTTTTGGGATCTTTTGCAAGTTCCGCCAATTTTTGCCAATTGTACACATGAAGGTAGTCAGTATCGTTTCTACTCATACCCGCTTCATTTGGTGGCATACCTACTTCAATTCCACCAGTGTACATTTCTGAGTTAAATGAGTTTGTAAATCCCCAACCGTGGCTTACTCTTTTACCCGCATCACTTAAGTCTTGCATATACGGAGGAAGTTCGATGGTATAAGAATCTTTCTCTTGAACTCTACCTTTTTTAGGGTCGAATTTCCACATGGTTACACCACCACGATAACTCTCTTTATAGTCTTCAATCGGGTGATAGTTATTGTCAAATGGAGCGGCATATTGTGCTGCTTCAATAATCCATTCAGAATCTTGAGTGAAGAATGAACCACCATGCTCAGATTTAAAGACGGGGTTAACAACAATTTGTTTTGTCTCAAAATCGCTCAAATCAATAACGGCCAATCTTGGATTTGCTTTATCGTTGATAATCAACCATTTTCCATCGACCTTAGCATCTGTTTCAGAAAGAGCTGGATGGTGTGTATCACCCCATGTAATGTCTTTACCTCGAATTTTGCCTTGGTCAAGAACTTTTTTGCTCTCTTCATCAAAACCATATCCTTGCCATGGTTCTGGGGTAAATACAGCAATGTATTTGAGTAACCTCATAGAAGGAACACCATATACCAATACCTGTCCAGATTGCCCACCTGAACTAAAGATGAGGTATTTATCATGTACGCCCGTTGGATTATAAGTCTTTGCAGCGCGGATAACATCCGCTTCGCTGAGACCTCTTGCTTTCATCACTTTATCTAAAGTACCATCTCCGCCAGCAGCAATAGATGCTGTTGCCAATAAAGTACTAGAGAGCACAAGCGATGAAAGGAGTTTGAAACCTCTTTCCATATTTCCTCCTTTAAAAACATAAGATTATGCTAAATAACTGTTCTAAAGTGCGACATGGCCAGTATCGTCTTTATTCTTTTTATTTAACATTAATTTAACACTTTAAGTTGACTATGGAATTCTATAACAGAGTCAGTTTCTTTTGAGTCGCTAGAATTTTATATGTAAAAAATGTGTAATAAAAGAAGGCTTTTTTTACATATTATCGCAGCATGAAGGGAGTAATATACTGAATTGTGCACCATTATTGATATTTTTAGCGGTTATTATTCCATGAAATTGATTTTCTATAATTAATTTTGACATATAAAGTCCAATACCAGTGGAGAGTTTATTCTTATTACTGTGAAAAGGCTTGAATATATCACTAATTAAAGGCGTTTGAATACCTCCTGCATTATCTGCTATTTTTAAAACAACAAATTTGTCGGAGTTTTCAAGCGTAATATGGATAAAGGGATTTTTGATTTCAGAAATTTTAATAATGTCAATCGTGTTTTGGATAATGGACAAAATAACTTGTGATAAGCTATTTGAATTACCAAAAATATTCATTTTTGAGTCAATTTTTTGAATGAGTTCGATTTGATAAAGTTTTAAAGATGATTCGAGCAGTACAAGCGTTTGTTTGATTGAGATGATTGGATTGAAAACGGTGTTATCAACATGCTTATAAAAGTTTTCAAAATTGGTGATGGTTTCTGACATAAATTGAATAATTTCCTCATTTTTAGCCGTTTCCTCCATAAGTTCTGGGTCTGTGAGCTTTTTTCGAATGTACATGCAGTTAAAATTAAGTTGAGCAAGTGGTTGTCTCCATTGATGCGCAATAATGGCAATCATCTCTCCCAGGGCTGCAAATTTAGCTTGTTGTATCATAATCTTATCTTTGAGAATTTCTTTGGAAATATCCTGCATGCTGATGATGAGCATATTCTTTGCTTCTCCACTAATACCAAACGAAATTCGAATAGGAAATACGTGGCCTTTTTTATTGATGGCTTTGATTTCTCGTACTTCTTCTTTATTCTCTATCTCTAGAATTTTTTTAAAATTCAAAATGCCTTCTTGTTCTACGGGAAGAGACTCTTTTGAGATGATTGTTTGAAAGAAAGGCTCTCCGATAATTTCTTCTTTTGTATAGCCAAATATCTTTTCTGCCATATGATTGAATGTTTGGATTTTAAGCGTTGAATCAAGCGTTACAATAGCATTGGTATTGGATTCAATAATGGTATTGGCATAATCATGCTGTTTAATCAGTTCTTTTGTCACTTCTGTAATTTTTTTTGTGGCTGGTCTAAAAATAAAGATTGCTTCAAAAAAAAGCGTTACAAGCGTAAAAATGAAAATGAAAAATTCAACGTTTTTTAGTTTTATCGTATTGGATTCGGTCGTTGCAACATAGATTGAAGTGGCTAGATCTAAATTATCTAAAAGTTTTTGAGAGTTTTGTAATATATACGTTAGGCTTCTTCCATCACGATTCTCTTCAAAGCGTTTTGCATGAAACAAATACGTTCTAACATTTTTATCTAAGAAAAAAGGCTCCTCAAAGTAAATTTTTTTCAATTCATTTGACATCGGAAAAGAAATTAACAGATTATGAGAATCTTCCATAAGCGCAATGTTCGTTCGTAAATTTTCCGTTTTATAATAGATAGCATACAGGGCAATTTGTTGAGAAAGCATTCCTTGTTTACTGCTGATATTAATTATTTTTCCATCATTGGATTGGCTACTAATGAGATGATTGAGGTTATAATAAGCTAAAATTGAAAGTAGTGCTATGATCGAAAGTGCAATAATATATCGTTTCGTAAAGTTAATAGTCTCAATCATTTTAAATTCCTTTATGAAACTAATATTACACTACACTATGAGAATTATAGCTTTCTTTTAGAGAAAAAAGTGTTACAATTTCTCGAGGCAAGATTCAACATGGAGGGTATTTTTGTTAGATAAATATGAATTTGTTTTAAAAAATAGTTCGTTATTGCTTGCTGAAGATGAAAAAAATCTTAGAGATAGTTTTGCAAAAGTTTTGTTACTGTATGTTGATAAAGTTTATACAGCCTCCGATGGAGAAGAGGCATTAGCGCTTTACAATGAGCATCATCCAGACATCATTATTACAGATGTTAAAATGCCTAAATTAAATGGACTTGAGGTCATTAAACACATTCGAAAAGACAATCACGATATTCCTATTATTGTTACAAGTGCTTATACTGATAAAGATTTTTTATTAGAATCCATCAAACTTTCATTAGTGGATTACATTGTAAAACCGATTAAAGAAGGAGATCTGACAAGACTTTTAGAAAGCAGTGCAAGCATTTTGCTTGAAAAATCAAAAACTATCGTCAAAATTAATCCTACGTGTTTTTATGACTATACCAATAAAACTTTCTTGCAAGATACTATTTCGATTACCTTAACGCAAAAAGAGATTGAATTTATTGAACTATTGTTGGCGCATAAAGGCAATTTAGTGACAAGGCAAATCCTCGAAGACAAGCTTTATATTTATGAAGAAGCTCCTCCTTCCGCTCTTAAAAATCTCGTTTTTAAATTACGCAAAAAAATAACAAATGATGTCATTAAAACGATTGGTAACCTAGGGTACGCAATTAAAGATTAACGTGTTTATTTTTATCAAGCGACTGAAAAGAAACTCATGCTATTATAAAATGTCACTCTATTATTAGAAATACATTAAAATATTAATGAATGGAGGGACTTAAGAATGAAGAAGATAACGTGTATGCTTATATCGGTGGCTGCTGTATCTCTTATGGC
It contains:
- a CDS encoding nitrous oxide reductase family maturation protein NosD, producing MKQLLFLTLLTLSALYAKSDFIYETREEVVTYTGPIKETRRSSIQDAIDNAKEGSIIKLKAGVYEGNVVITKPISIIGVEEGVILDGLGVGSVVTIKSSYVTLKNLTIQNSGERSDVLDAAINMTGDTTTGALVQNEVSQCKILNSLLGINMEIVNHSLIKNNYITSKNYELGLRGDGIRLWYSNDNMIQKNHLYRSRDMVVWYSHGNTIEENLAEYGRYSLHFMYAGKNYVHNNVYQYNSVGIFFMYSNDTIATGNIIKNSQGATGIGIGLKDASNFTIEDNTIVYSAQGMYIDRSPFEPDSHLWIRNNKFLFNSEALHFHSLCENGIFENNIIKGNIEDVVNDSRSSDNFKNEFTRNYWDNYEGFDTNMDGYGDNPYRVYQYADKLWMYNPSVKFFYGSPVMTLLNFLSKLAPFSEPIFLLEDKTPKFTN
- a CDS encoding response regulator transcription factor; this encodes MLDKYEFVLKNSSLLLAEDEKNLRDSFAKVLLLYVDKVYTASDGEEALALYNEHHPDIIITDVKMPKLNGLEVIKHIRKDNHDIPIIVTSAYTDKDFLLESIKLSLVDYIVKPIKEGDLTRLLESSASILLEKSKTIVKINPTCFYDYTNKTFLQDTISITLTQKEIEFIELLLAHKGNLVTRQILEDKLYIYEEAPPSALKNLVFKLRKKITNDVIKTIGNLGYAIKD
- the nosZ gene encoding Sec-dependent nitrous-oxide reductase; this encodes MERGFKLLSSLVLSSTLLATASIAAGGDGTLDKVMKARGLSEADVIRAAKTYNPTGVHDKYLIFSSGGQSGQVLVYGVPSMRLLKYIAVFTPEPWQGYGFDEESKKVLDQGKIRGKDITWGDTHHPALSETDAKVDGKWLIINDKANPRLAVIDLSDFETKQIVVNPVFKSEHGGSFFTQDSEWIIEAAQYAAPFDNNYHPIEDYKESYRGGVTMWKFDPKKGRVQEKDSYTIELPPYMQDLSDAGKRVSHGWGFTNSFNSEMYTGGIEVGMPPNEAGMSRNDTDYLHVYNWQKLAELAKDPKNVKVINGHRVVPMDIAVKNDALFLIPEPKSPHGVDVDPTGEYIIVCGKLDTHASVYSFSKIQALIKNKDYAGKDPYGIPILDMKKALHGQLELGLGPLHNQYSNVDGEVYTSLYVDSQVVKWNFKNLKVLDRVNVHYNIGHLAGMESNTADPQGEYIIALNKLSIDRFNNVGPLHPQNHQLIDISGNKMDLLVDMPIPLGEPHDAVAIRVSKLNPKVRYEMGTNSRTEQISEGKTLAGQERIERKGNDVKVYATLVRSHINPERITVNKGDNVTIYMTNLERAEDETHGFTVDNYNVHASVEPGKVATVKFKADMEGVFPYYCTEFCSALHLEMMGYLMVKDPNKKYESAQKLKMATMSKEQLKAEYDKTVAVNKATDDVIQSVVKFLKENHYEKHDVVKNLVTDALDQYGKIPEQKKLSDAAIKEGDFEKAVLFENMIWQYMVKTADVGIRAKDLLVKFVATKQSPEAAKGETAFNEGGCSGCHVIGKVSSGPDLTGVLGRHENGTKWVADFIKNPKEKFDDPYVKAMIDYFNLRMPDQNMKDEEVKNIIEYLKWVDSNANLF
- a CDS encoding PAS domain S-box protein; protein product: MIETINFTKRYIIALSIIALLSILAYYNLNHLISSQSNDGKIINISSKQGMLSQQIALYAIYYKTENLRTNIALMEDSHNLLISFPMSNELKKIYFEEPFFLDKNVRTYLFHAKRFEENRDGRSLTYILQNSQKLLDNLDLATSIYVATTESNTIKLKNVEFFIFIFTLVTLFFEAIFIFRPATKKITEVTKELIKQHDYANTIIESNTNAIVTLDSTLKIQTFNHMAEKIFGYTKEEIIGEPFFQTIISKESLPVEQEGILNFKKILEIENKEEVREIKAINKKGHVFPIRISFGISGEAKNMLIISMQDISKEILKDKIMIQQAKFAALGEMIAIIAHQWRQPLAQLNFNCMYIRKKLTDPELMEETAKNEEIIQFMSETITNFENFYKHVDNTVFNPIISIKQTLVLLESSLKLYQIELIQKIDSKMNIFGNSNSLSQVILSIIQNTIDIIKISEIKNPFIHITLENSDKFVVLKIADNAGGIQTPLISDIFKPFHSNKNKLSTGIGLYMSKLIIENQFHGIITAKNINNGAQFSILLPSCCDNM